The following coding sequences lie in one Takifugu flavidus isolate HTHZ2018 chromosome 4, ASM371156v2, whole genome shotgun sequence genomic window:
- the LOC130524058 gene encoding protein kinase C delta type-like isoform X2 — MAPFLRIALNAYKMGDLPPLSEPPICAIKMKESVSTERGKTLVQRKPTMFPPWQSTFDAHIYEGRVLEVILMQNTEEPLAKATLGVSVLAESCKKSKTNSQPEVWVDLHPSGQVLFAVQFFLEDSDTAASKSSTRVILEDGVTTLNRRRGAFKQPKIHLMRNHQFTATFFAQPTFCSVCKEFLWGFNKQGYKCKQCNAAIHKRCLEKIIGKCTGTATNSRDTMFQKERFKIDMPHRFKTHNYRSPTFCDHCGSLLWGLYKQGLKCDECSMNVHTYCKEKVANLCGVNQKLLAEALSQVSQKSMRKSDEFHPGDVDVYQDISSATVGPSDEKVKGDTNPVPVAPPRRVHLTINHLVFHKVLGKGSFGKVLLAELKGKGQFFAVKILKKDVVLMDDDVECTMVEKRVLSLAWENPFLTHLYSTFQSKEHLFFVMEYLNGGDLMFHIQDKGRFDVTRATFYAAEITVGLQFLHSKGIIYRDLKLDNVMLDKDGHIKIADFGMCKENVFGDVRATTFCGTPDYIAPEILLGQKYTFSVDWWSFGVLVYEMLIGQSPFQGDDEDELFDSIRTDTPHYPRWISKESKSLIELLFERDPSRRLGVVGDIRTHPFFRTINWSALEKREVEPPFKPKVKSPSDCSNFDREFLNEKPRLSHGDKMLIDSMDQAAFAGFSFVNPKLEPLIGK, encoded by the exons CTTAAATGCTTATAAGATGGGTGACCTCCCTCCACTGTCTGAGCCTCCCATCTGTGCTATCAAGATGAAGGAGTCTGTCAGCACAG AACGAGGGAAGACCTTAGTCCAGAGGAAGCCCACCATGTTTCCACCCTGGCAATCAACTTTCGATGCCCACATTTACGAGGGGCGGGTGCTGGAAGTGATCCTAATGCAGAACACCGAGGAGCCTCTGGCCAAGGCGACGCTGGGTGTGTCTGTACTGGCAGAAAGCTGCAAAAAATCCAAGACCAATAGTCAACCAGAGGTCTGGGTGGACCTTCACCCCTCGGGGCAGGTCCTCTTTGCTGTGCAGTTCTTCTTGGAAGACAGCGATACAG CTGCCAGTAAGTCATCCACAAGGGTTATTCTTGAGGATGGAGTCACAACCCtcaacaggaggagaggagccttCAAGCAGCCAAAGATTCATTTAATGAGGAACCACCAGTTCACCGCCACCTTCTTTGCCCAGCCCACCTTCTGCTCCGTCTGCAAAGAATTTCTATG GGGATTCAACAAGCAAGGATACAAGTGCAAGC AATGCAATGCAGCGATCCACAAGAGATGCCTCGAAAAAATCATCGGCAAGTGCACTGGAACGGCCACCAACAGCCGCGACACCATG TTTCAGAAAGAGCGCTTCAAGATTGACATGCCACACCGCTTCAAGACTCACAACTACAGGAGCCCCACCTTTTGTGACCACTGTGGCAGTCTGCTGTGGGGTCTCTATAAACAGGGCCTTAAATGTGATG AGTGTAGCATGAATGTACACACTTACTGTAAGGAAAAAGTGGCTAATCTGTGTGGCGTCAACCAGAAACTGCTTGCAGAAGCTTTGTCTCAAGTCTCCCAG AAATCTATGAGGAAGTCTGATGAATTCCATCCTGGAGACGTTGACGTCTACCAAGACATATCTAGTGCAACAGTGGGCCCTAGCG atgaaaaggtcaaaggtgacacaAACCCAGTCCCGGTCGCACCACCTCGGCGCGTACACCTCACTATCAACCACCTAGTGTTCCACAAAGTACTGGGCAAAGGAAGCTTTGGCAAG gtgctgctggctgagctgaaggGGAAGGGACAGTTCTTTGCTGTCAAGATCCTGAAGAAGGATGTGGtcctgatggatgatgatgtgGAGTGCACCATGGTGGAGAAAAGAGTGCTGTCCCTTGCCTGGGAGAACCCTTTCCTCACACACCTCTATTCCACCTTCCAGTCTAAA GAGCATCTCTTCTTTGTCATGGAGTACCTGAATGGAGGTGATCTGATGTTCCACATCCAAGACAAAGGCCGTTTCGACGTCACCAGAGCCAC GTTCTATGCTGCTGAGATAACAGTGGGGCTGCAGTTCCTCCATTCTAAAGGAATCATCTATCG aGATCTGAAGCTGGACAATGTGATGCTGGACAAGGATGGACACATTAAGATAGCAGACTTCGGCATGTGCAAGGAAAATGTATTCGGAGACGTGAGAGCTACCACGTTTTGCGGGACACCAGACTATATCGCGCCTGAG ATCCTTCTTGGACAGAAGTACACCTTCTCGGTtgactggtggtcttttggtgTACTGGTATATGAGATGTTGATCGGACAGTCGCCTTTCCAAGGAGATGACGAAGATGAGCTTTTCGATTCCATCAGGACAGACACCCCTCACTACCCTCGATGGATCAGCAAAGAATCCAAGAGCCTGATAGAGCTG CTGTTTGAGCGAGACCCAAGTCGCAGGTTAGGTGTGGTGGGAGACATCCGTACACACCCGTTCTTTAGAACCATCAACTGGTCAGCACTGGAAAAGAGAGAGGTGGAGCCTCCGTTCAAGCCCAAAGTG
- the LOC130524058 gene encoding protein kinase C delta type-like isoform X1, which produces MAPFLRIALNAYKMGDLPPLSEPPICAIKMKESVSTERGKTLVQRKPTMFPPWQSTFDAHIYEGRVLEVILMQNTEEPLAKATLGVSVLAESCKKSKTNSQPEVWVDLHPSGQVLFAVQFFLEDSDTAASKSSTRVILEDGVTTLNRRRGAFKQPKIHLMRNHQFTATFFAQPTFCSVCKEFLWGFNKQGYKCKQCNAAIHKRCLEKIIGKCTGTATNSRDTMFQKERFKIDMPHRFKTHNYRSPTFCDHCGSLLWGLYKQGLKCDECSMNVHTYCKEKVANLCGVNQKLLAEALSQVSQKSMRKSDEFHPGDVDVYQDISSATVGPSADEKVKGDTNPVPVAPPRRVHLTINHLVFHKVLGKGSFGKVLLAELKGKGQFFAVKILKKDVVLMDDDVECTMVEKRVLSLAWENPFLTHLYSTFQSKEHLFFVMEYLNGGDLMFHIQDKGRFDVTRATFYAAEITVGLQFLHSKGIIYRDLKLDNVMLDKDGHIKIADFGMCKENVFGDVRATTFCGTPDYIAPEILLGQKYTFSVDWWSFGVLVYEMLIGQSPFQGDDEDELFDSIRTDTPHYPRWISKESKSLIELLFERDPSRRLGVVGDIRTHPFFRTINWSALEKREVEPPFKPKVKSPSDCSNFDREFLNEKPRLSHGDKMLIDSMDQAAFAGFSFVNPKLEPLIGK; this is translated from the exons CTTAAATGCTTATAAGATGGGTGACCTCCCTCCACTGTCTGAGCCTCCCATCTGTGCTATCAAGATGAAGGAGTCTGTCAGCACAG AACGAGGGAAGACCTTAGTCCAGAGGAAGCCCACCATGTTTCCACCCTGGCAATCAACTTTCGATGCCCACATTTACGAGGGGCGGGTGCTGGAAGTGATCCTAATGCAGAACACCGAGGAGCCTCTGGCCAAGGCGACGCTGGGTGTGTCTGTACTGGCAGAAAGCTGCAAAAAATCCAAGACCAATAGTCAACCAGAGGTCTGGGTGGACCTTCACCCCTCGGGGCAGGTCCTCTTTGCTGTGCAGTTCTTCTTGGAAGACAGCGATACAG CTGCCAGTAAGTCATCCACAAGGGTTATTCTTGAGGATGGAGTCACAACCCtcaacaggaggagaggagccttCAAGCAGCCAAAGATTCATTTAATGAGGAACCACCAGTTCACCGCCACCTTCTTTGCCCAGCCCACCTTCTGCTCCGTCTGCAAAGAATTTCTATG GGGATTCAACAAGCAAGGATACAAGTGCAAGC AATGCAATGCAGCGATCCACAAGAGATGCCTCGAAAAAATCATCGGCAAGTGCACTGGAACGGCCACCAACAGCCGCGACACCATG TTTCAGAAAGAGCGCTTCAAGATTGACATGCCACACCGCTTCAAGACTCACAACTACAGGAGCCCCACCTTTTGTGACCACTGTGGCAGTCTGCTGTGGGGTCTCTATAAACAGGGCCTTAAATGTGATG AGTGTAGCATGAATGTACACACTTACTGTAAGGAAAAAGTGGCTAATCTGTGTGGCGTCAACCAGAAACTGCTTGCAGAAGCTTTGTCTCAAGTCTCCCAG AAATCTATGAGGAAGTCTGATGAATTCCATCCTGGAGACGTTGACGTCTACCAAGACATATCTAGTGCAACAGTGGGCCCTAGCG cagatgaaaaggtcaaaggtgacacaAACCCAGTCCCGGTCGCACCACCTCGGCGCGTACACCTCACTATCAACCACCTAGTGTTCCACAAAGTACTGGGCAAAGGAAGCTTTGGCAAG gtgctgctggctgagctgaaggGGAAGGGACAGTTCTTTGCTGTCAAGATCCTGAAGAAGGATGTGGtcctgatggatgatgatgtgGAGTGCACCATGGTGGAGAAAAGAGTGCTGTCCCTTGCCTGGGAGAACCCTTTCCTCACACACCTCTATTCCACCTTCCAGTCTAAA GAGCATCTCTTCTTTGTCATGGAGTACCTGAATGGAGGTGATCTGATGTTCCACATCCAAGACAAAGGCCGTTTCGACGTCACCAGAGCCAC GTTCTATGCTGCTGAGATAACAGTGGGGCTGCAGTTCCTCCATTCTAAAGGAATCATCTATCG aGATCTGAAGCTGGACAATGTGATGCTGGACAAGGATGGACACATTAAGATAGCAGACTTCGGCATGTGCAAGGAAAATGTATTCGGAGACGTGAGAGCTACCACGTTTTGCGGGACACCAGACTATATCGCGCCTGAG ATCCTTCTTGGACAGAAGTACACCTTCTCGGTtgactggtggtcttttggtgTACTGGTATATGAGATGTTGATCGGACAGTCGCCTTTCCAAGGAGATGACGAAGATGAGCTTTTCGATTCCATCAGGACAGACACCCCTCACTACCCTCGATGGATCAGCAAAGAATCCAAGAGCCTGATAGAGCTG CTGTTTGAGCGAGACCCAAGTCGCAGGTTAGGTGTGGTGGGAGACATCCGTACACACCCGTTCTTTAGAACCATCAACTGGTCAGCACTGGAAAAGAGAGAGGTGGAGCCTCCGTTCAAGCCCAAAGTG